A stretch of the Diceros bicornis minor isolate mBicDic1 unplaced genomic scaffold, mDicBic1.mat.cur scaffold_184_ctg1_multi, whole genome shotgun sequence genome encodes the following:
- the LOC131402601 gene encoding adhesion G protein-coupled receptor E1-like, protein MPIGFDFPTPRLGGSTPRLFPSRWWVTWWQPQTIPGSVSHEDNSHLPEPYPLQTFSSRLLTFKAFAQLFILGSSRVLGIFQIGPLAGIMAYLFTIINSLQGAFIFLIHCLLNRRVREDYRRWITRKTTPGSQSQTSGVILTSFAFTSKTG, encoded by the exons ATGCCTATAGGATTCGATTTCCCTACACCTAGGCTTGGAGGCTCCACCCCACGTTTATTTCCATCTAGGTGGTGGGTCACATGGTGGCAGCCTCAGACCATTCCTGGGAGTGTGTCCCATGAGGACAACAGCCACCTCCCAGAACCTTATCCTCTGCAAACCTTCTCCTCCAGGTTATTGACATTCAAGGCATTTGCCCAGCTCTTCATCTTGGGGAGCTCCCGGGTGTTGGGCATTTTCCAGATTGGACCCTTGGCTGGTATCATGGCCTACCTGTTCACCATCATCAACAGCCTGCAGGGGGCCTTCATCTTCCTCATTCACTGTCTGCTCAACCGCCGG GTACGGGAAGATTACAGAAGATGGATTACCAGGAAGACCACACCCGGATCCCAGTCCCAGACATCAGGGGTCATACTGACATCCTTTGCCTTCACTTCCAAAACG GGTTaa